A genomic segment from Aegilops tauschii subsp. strangulata cultivar AL8/78 chromosome 1, Aet v6.0, whole genome shotgun sequence encodes:
- the LOC109736714 gene encoding B3 domain-containing protein Os03g0212300-like → MGGGRHRRLRSATVEYELEGFEFFTIILENSSKRQRLPDTFMEMLDGHRPKHVMLRQAGTGLRRHWDVEVVIRKDHMYLCRGWEQFVHAYDLRHGYFLVFRYDGDAMLTVKVFITTICRMRYQDDDDASNRSSGSDSGYNTSSIEFG, encoded by the exons ATGGGTGGAGGCCGCCACCGCAGGCTACGCTCTGCCACTGTGGAGTACGAGTTGGAAGGTTTCGAGTTCTTCACGATCATACTTGAGAATTCCTCcaagaggcag aggctgcctgacacttttatggaGATGCTGGACGGCCATCGGCCAAAGCATGTGATGCTGCGACAGGCCGGCACCGGGCTTCGTAGGCATTGGGATGTGGAGGTGGTGATCAGGAAGGACCACATGTACCTGTGTCGTGGCTGGGAGCAGTTCGTCCATGCCTACGACCTGAGGCATGGGTACTTCCTTGTCTTCAGGTACGACGGCGATGCCATGCTCACCGTGAAGGTGTTCATCACGACTATATGCCGCATGCGCTACCAGGACGATGATGATGCCA GCAATCGGAGCAGCGGCAGTGACTCTGGCTACAACACTAGCAGCATCGAGTTTGGCTAG